GTTCTCCGTCTGCGTGGTGGTATGCAGATCTTCGTGAAGACTTTGACCGGAAAGACCATCACCCTGGAAGTTGAGCCATCAGACACTATTGAAAACGTGAAGGCTAAGATCCAGGACAAGGAGGGAATCCCCCCAGATCAGCAGCGTCTGATCTTCGCCGGCAAGCAGCTCGAGGATGGACGCACTCTTTCTGACTACAACATCCAGAAGGAGTCGACCCTTCACTTGGTTCTCCGTCTGCGTGGTGGTATGCAGATCTTCGTGAAGACTTTGACCGGAAAGACCATCACTTTGGAGGTTGAGCCGTCGGACACCATTGAGAACGTAAAGGCCAAAATCCAGGACAAGGAGGGAATCCCCCCAGATCAGCAGCGTCTGATCTTCGCCGGCAAGCAACTGGAAGACGGACGCACCCTGTCCGATTACAACATCCAGAAGGAGTCCACCCTTCACTTGGTTCTCCGTCTGCGTGGTGGTATGCAGATCTTCGTGAAGACTTTGACCGGAAAGACCATCACTTTGGAGGTTGAGCCGTCGGACACCATTGAGAACGTGAAGGCTAAGATCCAGGACAAGGAGGGAATCCCCCCAGATCAGCAGCGTCTGATCTTCGCCGGCAAGCAGCTCGAGGATGGACGCACCCTTTCTGACTACAACATCCAGAAGGAGTCGACCCTTCACTTGGTTCTTCGTCTGCGCGGTGGTATGCAGATCTTCGTGAAGACTTTGACCGGAAAGACCATCACTTTGGAGGTTGAGCCGTCGGACACCATTGAGAACGTGAAGGCAAAAATCCAGGACAAGGAGGGAATCCCTCCAGATCAGCAGCGTCTGATCTTCGCCGGCAAGCAACTGGAAGACGGACGCACCCTGTCCGATTACAACATCCAGAAGGAGTCAACTTTGCACTTGGTGCTCCGTCTCCGCGGAGGAATCCAGGCTTAAACTAAATACATTtccaaataaacacaaactTAGCACGCACTTCACCCGAGACTCATGTTAAATACTAGGAAGCTATGAATGGACACTTTCCTTTCTTTATTGTTGAAAGGAAAGACATcagcaaaattccaaattccaGTATATACcaggatatatatatatatttgatgaaatccaaatttctttattgaatctaaagcacaaaataaacgaagttatttaaaatttgctCTTTATTTGGggtgttccttttttttaatatggcGCTATTACTGCAATTTTTGGTATATACCAACATACTTCAATTGGTATAATGCAGCCCTGGTTTTCTGGGAAGGAGGCGTTAGTACCATTTCATTATTTACCTTTTGCGaaaataaatacgtttaaTTCTGTGCAAAAAGAGATGGCTAAATTATTGCAACGCGTGGAAATTACGTTACGCagcttttacatttttaactCGAGCTTTGGTCAAATAGAAGGCGAGGTGggcaaattaagtttaagcCAGGGATACGCCCCTAATGAGTAATTTTTACAGGAACACAAGAAGGTTTTGTTTTACCATCCGAATGACATTGAATTAAACACGAAAATGAAGGATGTGGGACTAAGTGAGGCCATCATAAGGTTCACTGGGTATTTATGGAACTTTTTACTAAGTGAGAAGTATGTAATAATAAAGATTTTGCGGTACTTGCAGAACTTTTACCTCCGAAGATGATTGCCAGGCGTTGCACACCCAAAAAACCACCCAACTTTTTTACCAACCCGAGCCAGGATATTGGTTAGTAATGGTCCTGAATGTTCCCAAGGAGGTGCGGTTAAAGGAGGGCGTGGAGGTGGCCGATTACCGGGGTGCCGAGATCTCCGACAGAATTTATAGAGCAATACTTAGACAATGCTATCAAATGTTTCGCTTTCAAAACGGATGGTTCTCCTCCTTCGGAAGTGAGGAATCTAATCCGGATAAGCGTAGGGAACTGCTCTGCCAGAAGCTACTCCAGTTCTATGATCAGCACCTGTCCAACCTGAGGGATCCGTCGCAATGTGATATCATCGATATGCTGCATTCCATTCAATACCTTCCCCTGGATAAATCGCTCTTTTTGCGTGCCCAAAACTTTGGCACCCTATCCGAAACCTTTCCTGGCATCAAGGAGAGTATAATGCTCTACCAGGAGCAGGTCCTTTGTGGAGGAAAACTCAGCCCGGAGGATCTACACTGCGTACATTCGTATGTCGTGCAACACGTTCTAAAGGTCGaggccagcagctcctccattGCAGTTTCTCCTTCACTAAAGCGAAGCATAAGTGAATGTCAGGTGGGCGGATTCGTAAGGAGTCGACGACAGAAGGGCGAGGGAGATGAAAACGAGGCTGTAAGTGAGGAAGACAATCCCCTGAAGGTCTATATCACATTGGACAAGGAGGCCAAGGCGTACTACCTGCTCATCTACCGCGCTTTGCATATAACTCTGTGCCTGTTTTTGGATGGTATGATAAGGACTAGAAATAATTTACCAAAATAACCACTTAACAACATTCCTAATCTGCCAGCTGCTCAGCCTGCGCCGAAACAAGATCTCTACGATGAACTCCATGGCTACATGGCCCCCCAACTGACATCGTTGGCCCGGGACATATCCAGCGAGCTAACTAAGGAGGCGGTGGGTTCTGCAGGTCAAGAAAACTCCACCGGGAACAGCGAGACGGCACCCAAGTACTTGTTCATCAACGAACAGAGCTTGCAGCACCACACGAACTTTCAAAGGCATGTTCCCCAAGCACTGCCCCGCAATGTGCTTAGTATCATTGCGGATTTGGCTAATGACAGTGGCAAGGCGGAAATGGAGAGTGCTCCTGCCGAGGAAGTTCAGGTGAAGACAACTAATGACTATTGGATTGTGAAGCGGCGCTGTAACTATAGGCAGTACTATGTGATCCTGTGCAATAGCAAGGCTACCTTGCTGGACGTCACCCAGGAAGCGAGGCGCATTTTCGAGCAAGAGCTCAAAGATGATGTATTTTTTGACAAATAAAGAGGAGGATTAGGTATAGAATGGGAGTGCGCCAATTGTGGGGTCTTGGCCCGGTTGCCTGCCAACAGAATCTGCAAGTTGGCCGGACATCCGAAGACGGATTTCAAGCCAGCACCGCCCCGGAATCGCTGGCATCGTTATACACGCTGttcgacgaggaggagctcGTGGTCGTGGTGACTCCGTTCTGCGATTTGCTGATCTTAGCAATGTATATTCGACGGTTGGACATGCAGATGCTGTAGTAGTGCTGCTCGTAGTCAATGGTGATCCTCTCACAGCTGCTGTTCGGCATGAAGGACTCGTCGATGCTAAAACAGGTgcaaaattattgaaaaattcTATCAGCCTTTGTTTCAAGAACCCACCTCTCTGTAAGATTCAGCAATCCCATTATCACATTCGCGCTACGCTCATCGTTCTTCAGATCTCCGCCGGACTCCAGAACAGCTCCATCTTCCTTTAGTATCAGATAGCCAATTTGATTGGGCACAATCAACTTTTCCCTGTCCATTttcaacaatatttatttatttatctttcgcacccacacccacaagTGTGACCAGACTAAACCCAAAAATTACTCAGCATTTAAATACCAAGTCGGTAGCCTAGCAAACCGGCTTAAGTGTTGTAAATCGTCAATTGCGCGCCATTGACACATATTCGAAATTGGGACACCGGGCTAAGGTTAATTCATTCAAAAGACAAACAACGCACATCAACAGGAAACTAAAACTCCGGCTCTAAGTCAACAGGGGGCGTGGTCGATAAGGAGGCGTGGGCAAGTGCATGGCTAATGCGACCGTCTGGCGAAAAAGTGGTAAAAGGCCATGGACAAGGAAATTCCGGACACAGTCTCTCCGGAATGGCCAACTACTATCGACGCAAAAAGGGTGACGCGGTGTTCCTAAACGCAAAACCGCTAAACAGTGCTAATGCTCAGGCATACTTGTACGGGGTACGCAAGTACTCCATTGGATTGGCGGAGCGATTGGATGCGGACTACGAAGCTCCTCCGTTGGAAAGGAAAAAGAGCTCGGAAAGCACGGCTTCCAATAACCCGGAATTTACGCCGGTGGGTGGATTTCTATGCTGTTAAAACCACTTTGTAAAACTGGATATCGCTGTTTTAGAGTGTTTTCTACAGGAACATAGCTCCCGTCAATTGGTTTTTGAGGATTATTGGAGTATTACCCATCGTGCGACATGGTCCTGCTCGTGCCAGGTTCGAAATGAACTCCGCCTCCTTTATTTACTCAGTGGTTTTCTTTGTGCTATTGGCGGTGAGTGTGTTTGATTGAAGAAAAGGGTTACATAACTCaatttataacattttcaaaaattaaacttcTGTTTAATATGGATTTATACTTCTTGTATACAATTATGTAACctaaacactttttttttagtgctACGTAGGCTATGTGGCCAACAACCGCATCCACATTGTGCGATCCCTGAGTGGACCCTTCGAAGAGGCGGTCATCGCCTACCTGTTTCTGGTCAACATCCTGCCCATTATGATCATACCAATTTTGTGGTACGAGGCCAGGAAAATAGCAAAACTCTTCAACGATTGGGATGACTTTGAGGTGCTGTACTACCAGATATCCGGACATAGTTTGCCTCTGAAACTGCGACAGAAAGCGGTGTATATTGCCACCGTGCTGCCAATACTTTCGGTTTTATCGGTGGTCATCACGCACATCACCATGTCGGACCTGAACATCAACCAGGTGGTGCCCTACTGCATCCTGGACAACTTGACTGCTATGCTGGGTGCCTGGTGGTTCCTCATCTGCGAGGCCATGAGCATTACGGCTCATCTTTTGGCGGAGCGGTTCCAGAAGGCACTGAAACACATTGGACCCGCCGCCATGGTGGCGGACTATCGAGTTTTGTGGCTTCGATTGAGCAAGCTCACCCGGGATACTGGAAATGCCTTGTGCTACACCTTCGTTTTCATGAGCCTCTACCTGTTCTTCATCATTACTCTTTCGATTTATGGACTAATGTCCCAGCTCTCTGAGGGATTTGGTATCAAGGACATTGGACTGACTATAACTGCTTTGTGGAACATAGGACTGCTCTTCTATATCTGCGATGAGGCACATTATGCCTCTGTTAATGTGCGAACCAATTTCCAGAAGAAGTTACTCATGGTGGAGCTCAACTGGATGAACTCGGATGCCCAGACGGagataaatatgtttttgcgAGCTACCGAAATGAATCCATCGACTATCAATTGTGGTGGCTTCTTTGATGTGAACAGAAGTCTATTTAAGGGACTTTTAACCACAATGGTCACATATCTGGTGGTCTTGCTGCAGTTTCAGATCAGTATCCCCACAGACAAGGGGGATTCTGAAGGCGCTACTAATATCACCGTGGTGGACTTTGTAATGGACAGCCTGGACAACGATATGAGCCTAATGGGAGCCAGCACTCCGAGTACGACCACTGCAGGAACCACTTTGCCACCGCCAATTATGAAGCAAAAGGGCCGGAAAGGATAATGGAACaaataatctttaaaaaagaaaGATATCGTTAGATAATGTGCATCTGTAGCTGAGgccaaataataaaagcacCCGAAACTGCAATATttctaacatttttcaaactgTATGTACAACAAAATTAGTAAGTATGGAACTAATAAAAACACGTTCATTAGATATGTTACAAgtttgcacttttatttgatATTCATACTTATTTCGTTCTGTGCTACCAAATggaaatacttaaaatattGCTAGTCAACATAATTTAAGGCATATTATAGTACAATAGTTGTAACTCTACAGAGAATCTGAGCTTAAACTTCGTTGCTATTATTTGAACGCCAATTTATATAAGAGaagattttggtttttaatcaATCTCGGCTTTCGCGAAAGTTCCGCTGCCGTAGCCTAGAGGCTAGAAGGTGCGATCTTTGCTTGGAAGTTCCGAGTTCGAGTCGTGTTGGTGactaataattatttttgtttaattcatTTTAGGTGCTTTGAGAGCTATTTCTACacaaaaatagtttttgttttaccgACCGCTTTGAACCGATTTTGCCTTTCTAACAAGCCGCTCCATATCCGTGGCTATATAAAATAGTATCTCTACTATAACCATATCACACTCTGTTTTGCAATACAGAATCTGTAGTGCAATTGCAATCAAGACACCTGATGGGAAGTTCCAAATATATCCAATCTTTGAGTACTCATTTAACACTGTCCATCGGGAGACTCGGTTAGAATGTGTTTATATCCATTGCTGCCCAGATACATGTGCTCGCGTTGAAAACGATAGGGTATCTAATGGATAGGGAAGTTACATTTGATGTTTTCGGAATATTCGATTTCAACTTACGGCTCCTGGAGCTGGGCAAGGTATGGCCACGGTGGCAATCTCCCGCAGCTTGTTCATGGTTCGTAGACTCTGGTAGAAGCTATGCATTACATACCACTTGCAGTAGTCCATGCAGATCAAGATGTAGCAAATGATAACtgatatatgaaatattattaagcaTTATTAAGCAAATATTATTCCAAACTTACAGTAGGGCACTTGACCACCCAGCAATTGCACGATTTTCGTATCCCTCAGCATGAAGACCAGTGCCCCCAAACCAATCATCAAGAGGAACTCCACGACCAGCCAGGGAATGATTAGGCCCGGTCGATTCTTGAGGACTCCGAAAAACAGGGATATGGTACTCAGGGCGTAGGTTCCCGCGATTCCGGCCATCACGTAGAGAAGATTCTCCGTGGCGACGGCCAATTGGGTAGCAGTTTGCAGGCGAAGATCGTTGTGGAAGGGCGACATGTTGTAGAAGCCATTGTCCTTCTGGTCCAGGATGTCCAGCTCCAAGACCTCGCACATCTGTTCGGCATGAGCCAGTCCCAAGAGCACCAGGAACAGGGCGCAGTGCGAGATCAACTGGGGCACACATAAAACAAAGAATCACAATAAAACAGGtttgaataattataattacatatataaaagttGTATTATAAAATAGTGTATATAAATTACTTTTAGTGTTTGTGAAAACCGGAACATCCCAGCGATCAGCTGAAGCTACTACCCCTATTTCCCCCTATACTGAGTGAAACCCGAAAGCTGCTTCTATAATTCGCAACTGGTTCTAGCAGCTTTCGCAACAACTCCCACTATATGTGCAACGGCGAGCTTTAAAAGGGCGCTCGTCCTGGCACGTTCCCGATCACGGAACTCAAGTGCAGACGCATTGCGCCGCAGGAGCGTCTCCTTCGCTCCGCCCCTGGACTTCCAGTGGTGGGCGGGGGCGAGCGCCCCATTGCCGCCTTCGGCGCCTCCTTGCGCGCCCAGTGGGGTATGGCTTTGCATATCCAGTGCGTAATTTTTGGTTCTGGGGCCGCGGCTGCACATTGTGGATTGCTCGGGGATTCCCGAATCTCCTTGCGTGCCCGTGCGCTGCGCCCCGCCTGAGATATCCATATTCCCTGATCTTACATAATCGGGGTGTGCATATTGTTAATATATATCATATCTTTGAACTTACCAACTGGTAGATGCTGGTCAGCAGGGCCGTGGTCCTGAGGTTCTTGGGCGATACGGGTGCCATTAGCATCTCCCAGCTGCGGCGACAGCAGTTTTTCCACTTGCATCCTGCGCCTGATGCGCTGCTAACCGTCGGCAGCAGCATTTCACTATTGTTTCTTTAGTTTTCCGCAATCAATTTATGgatttttcccgcttttccagctAATCAAAGAGCGACGCAACTGTTCCGCGGCTGTTTCGTCATGCAATTGGACTCGGAGACGTCGCGAAAAGGTGGAGGGGCAACACCCACGCAACCCAAACTTTTCCGGAGCTTTTCCGGTGGTTTGGGGCTAAAACTACACTAGCggattaataaaaaaaaaactgtatGACTAAAACAACGTTGAGTGCCAAGGTCTGCGAAATGTTTTGACTTGGCGGAAAGCTTTTACGACTGTGTTTTGTTTCATACTCTGTCGTGGAGTTTTGTGACTAGCTAAAGCGTTTGGTTTATACACTATATAAGGATAattcataaaacaaaataaccaaataatttatattttatggccTTTCTTTTAAGACCTTCTGTAATCTGTCTATTAATTGGTGACCCGGGTTCATAATTTCAAGGAGACCTTGTCAAAACGATGACTTGAACATAGCAAGGCATATATCTTATTTAAGaagtttcatttcgttttcctaatattataatatttataaacaaatgacTAAGGGTATCTAAACGTTCTCCAAAAAACAGCCTTTTAGCGAACATTTTTTGGGGGTTGTTTTCCTCTTGAAAACGCGCAGATGTTTATCGCCCCATTCACGAAGCTTTCCTTTGACTTTTCGAAGCTTGCGCCAGAGTTGCCACCGTCTTGCGGGGCCAGGCAATTAAAGTTGGCGCGGGACTTCCCCCCGCATACTGCAGCCCGTTGCTATgataaatttttgcattttaaaagtCAATTTACACTGGAactataaaaatgtaacataAATTTTGCCAAAGCAGGCCATAAAACTCCTGCCCGTCGGTGCAGAAAGAGAATCAAAGTCGTGTCGATGCCACTGGGCAACATGCCAGCCATCGGTACCAACCCAACCATCCAAACCAGCCGAAACcccatcatcaccatcatgaTCTTGGGAGAAGGGGGATGGGGGAGACGGAAACTCATGGCGCTCCCTTGGAGTTGGAAGCTACTTGTGGGCCTAATTGATTGTTTTTCTACGAGCTCGAAGCTCCGAAAACTTCTGGTAACCTGGCGAGGATCCACTGGGATGCTGGCGGTTCTGGCGGATCATCTCACAATGTTGGGAAATACGAAACGATGATGAAGACCTCAGgggcaatatatatatatatatatatacgagtatatgttgGCGGCTTGTTATCATTGGGCGtgttttattaacttttaagCTGCCATACACGCGAGGGGCCATAAAAAGTGCAACTGGCGGTGGCTCCGGCAACTGCGAAACTGCaaaagtcaattaaaaattttttacatttgtttGCACACACAGGAACGgaacgtacatacatacggaCATATGTGTTCCCTAGCTGCCCCATCTTCCATCCTGGCGCGATAATCATAACTGCAAAAAAGTAAGAAAACTGCGCGCAGGCGTCGCCCGGccataatttatggccaaaaagtgTTGGCCAAAGGGGAGCGAAAGGATTGGAAGTCCGGTGCACAGGTGATCCCGGCAAGCTGGTGTATTGAAATATCATCTTGCAACCATTTGCCGTTCAATTTGCGTTCGCAACGCTCTTTTGATTGGTTTTTCCAGCCCAACACCCGACCGCCCGCTTGCGATCCACGCGATTCGACTACAAATTGATTGCCTTAAAGTAACTTGTAAAATGCATCTAAGAGATGCACCGCAAATAACTGTAAAGGGTTCTGGAACTTCCATTtatgattaaaaatattattatattttctaattgctatactttaaaatatttcatagtATTTAACCTTTACTCCGTTTacataaacttttttttttgttttctactGCCAGCTTATTTTTGTCAGTGTGAGCATTCGGTGCATTTCCTCTGCTGTCTTTGCTGCTTCCTGGGCTCCTCTTTCAGCCAAAAACAGAAGCAACATTACAAATGTGTGGCGTTATTGCCACGGGGGAGGAGTCAGGAGTCGAGAGTCGGGAGTCAGGAGCATCGACTTCTTTTTGAttaaaaagaggaaaaagtGGCAGAGCAGGAGGTTCAGTTGAGAAAGGAGTTggatttggctttggctttgcttttggctcggatttggaagtggatgtggagtTCGATTTGCTTTCTGGTTGGGGGTGGGGCTGGACTGTGACTGCGACTGGGGATATATAGACGActgacttggccaaaagcaatcGACGTTGTTAACAAGCATTTCAGCGCATGACAATTGGCATGCACACCTCCGGGCCATTAATATGCAACCGATGCTGACACATTTGGAGCTCGGCTAAGTTGCAACTGCTGTCATTCTGCAACACAAGCGGCGAGGCGACTGGCCAGGGCCTTAGTTATTTAATCACGGAAAATCTTACGggcataaataacatttcccCGACTTATTTgcacaatttgtttgcctgttttgACAGTTGGGTTTGCAGGCATTTCGATCTATGAAAGTTGCTGGTTCCTGGAGTGGGGTATAGTTTATAGTTTATGGGGCTCTGAAAGTAATTACAGAAGTAACGATGTTTTTTCGTTAAAATCTATTTGTTTCCTCAATATTTTCTATGAGAGATTAAGGAGTTGAATGCTTCCAATTCATACTTCTCCTATAAGCTTCATAATTTGGCTTAGCCTTTTGCACATCTCACTGAATACAATCCCCTTAAAACGTTGTCACGTTTTTGGATTACGCATTTCGACGCCAAGTATCAATTGTCGCACATATTTGCGAAGACCAAATATGGAAGTGGGTTTTTTGGGGGATTCGATCCCCCATTATAAGCGGGAATGTATTGTCGCTGTCTTGTTTCGCGGATTTTTGCGATGCCGCAATGATGAAGATGTGGTTCCAGTTGCCATTAAACATGCACCCCGCCAtcagaagcaacagcaacacgcgGCAGCAACATGAGTTCCTGCAACGGCAATCGCAAACACTCGAGTCTCAAGGGTGTGTTCAATTGTGTCAATTTAACGCCTTTTACGGCCCACCAGCCTCGAACCATTTGCACCCCCTCCGCAGTCCGTGAATCCCCCTTTTCGAGCCCCTGAAAGTGCCCCTTTCCCACAATTTGTCTGCTGCACGTTGGGCATATTAATTATTGCAGGGCAACGGTTTCAAATAGATCGCAGTACGGCGATGTTTAACCCACACGATTTGGCACCAGTGTTAATTATCCATGCCATGCCATCGCATCCAATCCGGTGGATGGATAGTTTCATCTGGGATATCGGGTCGGGTATTTGCCAACTGCATGCTCGCTTTACGCCGGCCAAACACGATTATTAGTAGTTGCCTGTCTAAATATTGGAAATTGTCAATACTCGTATGCCGGCAGTGCTGCTTAAATGGTTTATGGATATGAGCGTAGCCTGGTAATCAAGGACGAGAGGATTCATCCGAAGGATGCATCTGCAGAACGGCAAGCAGGGACTGCTGaaaaggaagaaggaagctGCTCCGTAGCAAATGTGGGCGGTGCGCTGCTAGCAgcaattgtaattaaattggTAGTTGCACAAAACGGTTGTACTTAGATACGGATAGAAAACATACAATATGTAACACCAGTCTGAAATTGCCAATCGAATTTCAAAGACTGTATgttcatataataaatattgtattcaTGGTAGTATCATCAGTAGTATAAAATATCCTGAGGTATTGCCTATAACCAAAAGGCCTTTCAGCTAAATCCAATTAGCATTGGGCATTGTAACTATTATGTTTCAAATAAAGGGTTATTATTTTCCCTTGGGCTGTACCCATTTAATGCCCTTTGTTTGTCCAGACCCTTGCCTTAAATTAAGCAATATTTAATCTAATGCCCACTGGCCAAATCTAATCAGATGACTTAAGAGTCCAGCCAGCCAGGAAA
This genomic interval from Drosophila teissieri strain GT53w chromosome 3L, Prin_Dtei_1.1, whole genome shotgun sequence contains the following:
- the LOC122615885 gene encoding vacuolar fusion protein CCZ1 homolog, producing the protein MAKLLQRVEITLRSFYIFNSSFGQIEGEEHKKVLFYHPNDIELNTKMKDVGLSEAIIRFTGTFTSEDDCQALHTQKTTQLFYQPEPGYWLVMVLNVPKEVRLKEGVEVADYRGAEISDRIYRAILRQCYQMFRFQNGWFSSFGSEESNPDKRRELLCQKLLQFYDQHLSNLRDPSQCDIIDMLHSIQYLPLDKSLFLRAQNFGTLSETFPGIKESIMLYQEQVLCGGKLSPEDLHCVHSYVVQHVLKVEASSSSIAVSPSLKRSISECQVGGFVRSRRQKGEGDENEAVSEEDNPLKVYITLDKEAKAYYLLIYRALHITLCLFLDAAQPAPKQDLYDELHGYMAPQLTSLARDISSELTKEAVGSAGQENSTGNSETAPKYLFINEQSLQHHTNFQRHVPQALPRNVLSIIADLANDSGKAEMESAPAEEVQVKTTNDYWIVKRRCNYRQYYVILCNSKATLLDVTQEARRIFEQELKDDVFFDK
- the LOC122615887 gene encoding ragulator complex protein LAMTOR4 homolog encodes the protein MDREKLIVPNQIGYLILKEDGAVLESGGDLKNDERSANVIMGLLNLTESIDESFMPNSSCERITIDYEQHYYSICMSNRRIYIAKISKSQNGVTTTTSSSSSNSVYNDASDSGAVLA
- the LOC122616284 gene encoding gustatory and odorant receptor 63a; this translates as MRPSGEKVVKGHGQGNSGHSLSGMANYYRRKKGDAVFLNAKPLNSANAQAYLYGVRKYSIGLAERLDADYEAPPLERKKSSESTASNNPEFTPSVFYRNIAPVNWFLRIIGVLPIVRHGPARARFEMNSASFIYSVVFFVLLACYVGYVANNRIHIVRSLSGPFEEAVIAYLFLVNILPIMIIPILWYEARKIAKLFNDWDDFEVLYYQISGHSLPLKLRQKAVYIATVLPILSVLSVVITHITMSDLNINQVVPYCILDNLTAMLGAWWFLICEAMSITAHLLAERFQKALKHIGPAAMVADYRVLWLRLSKLTRDTGNALCYTFVFMSLYLFFIITLSIYGLMSQLSEGFGIKDIGLTITALWNIGLLFYICDEAHYASVNVRTNFQKKLLMVELNWMNSDAQTEINMFLRATEMNPSTINCGGFFDVNRSLFKGLLTTMVTYLVVLLQFQISIPTDKGDSEGATNITVVDFVMDSLDNDMSLMGASTPSTTTAGTTLPPPIMKQKGRKG
- the LOC122616285 gene encoding uncharacterized protein LOC122616285, which produces MLLPTVSSASGAGCKWKNCCRRSWEMLMAPVSPKNLRTTALLTSIYQLLISHCALFLVLLGLAHAEQMCEVLELDILDQKDNGFYNMSPFHNDLRLQTATQLAVATENLLYVMAGIAGTYALSTISLFFGVLKNRPGLIIPWLVVEFLLMIGLGALVFMLRDTKIVQLLGGQVPYFIICYILICMDYCKWYVMHSFYQSLRTMNKLREIATVAIPCPAPGAIPYRFQREHMYLGSNGYKHILTESPDGQC